Proteins co-encoded in one Longimicrobium sp. genomic window:
- a CDS encoding regulatory protein RecX, whose product MKITAIEPQKLHPERVNVHVDGAYRLALAAELVLAELLRVGDEVDDERLAALEAKDRAWKARDAALSLLSYRARSAAELTRRLRRKGFDDEVAEETVGRLGEMGMVDDAAFAESFVRDRVRLRPQGKRRLAGELRAKGVDAETARAAIAEVMEREEATELDLARAAAARWKPRPGEDAAKARRRLHAFLARRGFGGDAVRTVLRERLGGDGG is encoded by the coding sequence CACGTGGACGGCGCGTACCGCCTGGCGCTGGCCGCCGAGCTGGTGCTGGCCGAGCTGCTGCGCGTGGGCGACGAGGTGGACGACGAGCGGCTGGCGGCGCTGGAGGCGAAGGACCGCGCGTGGAAGGCGCGCGACGCGGCGCTGTCGCTGCTCTCCTACCGCGCGCGATCGGCGGCGGAGCTCACGCGGCGGCTGCGGCGCAAGGGCTTCGACGACGAAGTGGCGGAGGAGACGGTCGGGAGATTGGGGGAGATGGGGATGGTCGACGACGCCGCCTTCGCGGAGAGCTTCGTGCGCGACCGCGTCCGCCTGCGGCCGCAGGGGAAGCGGCGCCTGGCTGGCGAGCTGCGCGCCAAGGGCGTCGACGCGGAGACGGCGCGCGCCGCCATCGCCGAGGTGATGGAGCGCGAGGAGGCCACGGAGCTGGACCTGGCCCGCGCCGCCGCCGCGCGCTGGAAGCCGCGCCCCGGCGAGGACGCCGCGAAGGCCCGCCGCCGCCTCCACGCCTTCCTCGCGCGCCGCGGCTTCGGCGGCGACGCGGTGCGCACCGTCCTCCGCGAGCGGCTCGGCGGAGATGGAGGCTGA